The Calorimonas adulescens genome has a segment encoding these proteins:
- a CDS encoding rhomboid family intramembrane serine protease, whose amino-acid sequence MLPLRDEIRSRRWPFVTVLLIFINTAVFLYSILSPDVQFNEFVYQYGMIPAYYSKLLRNGGPIALNDFYPFITSIFLHGGFFHLISNMWVLWLFGDNVEDRMGHFKFLLFYILSGVIAGIIHFLFNPLSPYPTVGASGAIAGVMGAYFILYPGARILTLVPSIFIIPIIVHIPAVVYLLFWFLSQLYSGTIQTLAGGGAVSGVAWWAHVGGFIFGAVCHGYFENKRYWR is encoded by the coding sequence ATGTTACCATTGAGAGATGAAATCCGAAGCAGGAGATGGCCTTTTGTCACTGTATTGTTGATATTTATAAATACTGCAGTATTTCTCTATTCCATACTCTCACCTGATGTTCAGTTTAATGAATTTGTCTACCAGTATGGTATGATACCCGCATATTACTCAAAGCTGCTCAGGAATGGGGGACCTATAGCCCTCAACGATTTCTATCCTTTCATCACCAGTATATTTCTGCACGGTGGATTTTTTCATCTGATAAGTAACATGTGGGTACTGTGGCTCTTTGGAGATAATGTAGAAGACAGGATGGGACATTTTAAGTTTCTCTTATTTTATATTTTGAGCGGCGTTATAGCTGGAATCATCCATTTTTTATTCAATCCCCTGTCACCTTATCCAACTGTTGGTGCATCAGGTGCCATTGCCGGGGTCATGGGGGCATATTTTATACTTTATCCTGGTGCAAGGATATTGACTTTAGTGCCATCCATATTTATTATACCCATCATCGTCCACATACCTGCTGTTGTATATCTTTTGTTCTGGTTCCTCTCCCAGCTATACTCAGGTACAATCCAGACACTGGCTGGAGGAGGGGCCGTATCCGGAGTGGCATGGTGGGCACATGTAGGTGGTTTTATCTTTGGTGCTGTATGTCATGGTTACTTTGAGAATAAACGGTACTGGAGATAA
- a CDS encoding sigma 54-interacting transcriptional regulator: MYSSRYIQIKNPLGFHTRAAAMISQKAGQMERTYGARLYISLEGSGNRLPMSSFLAMLSTPVRDGDRIEVMVDGDEPEKVLDEMTKFIESCFEAEDAMQIDSLLQEASVTYERIFENVPSGIVVLDMNGVITLFNKAAERISGLSADMVIGMSYKTVLPNWPLEEVYAEGKTYMGMRLELNGAAVLVNISPIFSTSRMIGIVSILQDMREIDKLSNELDSVKEMENRYHNMLESVHDGICLVDSDGIIAYVNPAYERITGERYDELIGKSVYDVSPGGARATALRLRKPILGVIGTKPNGVRYVADLNPIFYGDRFMGVVSVIKEVTEIQDLTNRLNEEKARAEYLEQELKRSQKLDEAFNIIVGKNGKLKEALSIASKAAAADATVLIRGESGTGKELVARAIHFASKRKDKPFIRVNCAAIPSNLLESELFGYERGAFTGAVNQKPGKFELANGGTIFLDEIGDLPPDMQVKLLRVIEEKEFERVGGITTIKVNVRIIAATNRHLEDMIKNNTFREDLYYRLNVVPIFLPSLRERKDDIPVLVEHFLNEMNKKMGKNIKYVTNEAMKALVRYEWPGNIRELQNIMERCIIMTDKDFIDMDDLPMYIVGYKPENSTLINFDGGDLATMEEYEEEIIRLALKKYGSFNKAGKALGLTHKTVAAKARKYGIVDSNEQDLK; this comes from the coding sequence ATGTATTCCTCCAGATATATTCAGATTAAAAATCCTCTTGGGTTTCATACAAGAGCGGCAGCAATGATTTCACAGAAGGCCGGTCAAATGGAAAGGACGTATGGGGCCAGGCTATATATAAGCCTTGAGGGCAGCGGCAATCGTCTGCCCATGTCCAGCTTTTTGGCCATGCTTTCTACGCCCGTCAGAGATGGAGACAGGATTGAGGTCATGGTAGATGGCGACGAACCTGAAAAGGTGCTGGATGAGATGACTAAATTTATTGAATCCTGTTTTGAGGCCGAAGATGCCATGCAGATAGACAGCCTTTTGCAGGAGGCCTCGGTAACCTATGAAAGGATATTTGAGAATGTGCCCAGCGGTATAGTTGTATTGGATATGAATGGGGTGATTACATTATTCAATAAGGCAGCAGAGAGGATATCTGGCTTATCTGCTGACATGGTTATAGGTATGAGCTATAAGACTGTACTTCCCAACTGGCCCCTGGAGGAGGTTTATGCCGAGGGAAAGACATATATGGGGATGAGATTGGAACTGAATGGCGCTGCTGTCCTTGTTAATATTTCACCTATATTTTCAACGAGCAGGATGATAGGCATAGTGTCCATTTTACAGGATATGCGGGAGATAGATAAGCTGTCCAATGAGCTCGACTCCGTCAAGGAGATGGAAAACAGGTATCATAACATGCTGGAGTCTGTGCATGATGGGATATGTCTGGTAGATAGTGATGGAATAATTGCTTACGTAAACCCTGCATATGAACGTATAACAGGGGAAAGGTATGATGAGCTTATTGGGAAGTCAGTTTACGATGTTTCACCTGGGGGTGCCAGGGCGACCGCATTGAGGTTAAGAAAGCCGATCCTTGGGGTGATTGGGACAAAGCCTAATGGTGTGAGATATGTGGCGGACCTTAACCCGATTTTTTATGGGGATAGATTTATGGGTGTTGTTTCAGTCATTAAAGAGGTGACTGAGATACAGGATCTTACCAATAGATTAAACGAGGAAAAGGCAAGGGCAGAGTATCTTGAACAGGAATTAAAAAGGAGTCAGAAGCTGGATGAAGCCTTTAATATCATCGTTGGAAAAAACGGAAAATTAAAGGAGGCACTGTCTATTGCATCAAAGGCTGCAGCAGCTGATGCGACGGTACTCATAAGAGGAGAGAGCGGTACGGGTAAGGAACTGGTTGCTAGGGCCATACACTTTGCCAGTAAACGAAAGGATAAGCCTTTTATTAGGGTAAACTGTGCTGCCATACCGTCCAATCTTCTTGAGAGTGAACTCTTTGGTTATGAGCGTGGCGCCTTTACAGGTGCGGTAAATCAAAAACCGGGGAAATTTGAACTGGCTAATGGTGGAACAATATTCTTGGATGAGATTGGGGATCTCCCGCCGGACATGCAGGTAAAGCTTTTAAGGGTTATAGAGGAAAAGGAGTTTGAAAGGGTTGGGGGCATAACAACTATAAAGGTAAATGTCAGGATAATAGCTGCTACTAACCGACATCTGGAGGACATGATAAAGAACAATACCTTTAGGGAGGACCTGTATTACAGGCTTAATGTTGTCCCTATTTTTCTCCCGTCGCTTCGGGAGAGAAAGGATGACATACCTGTTCTTGTAGAACATTTTTTAAACGAAATGAATAAGAAGATGGGGAAAAACATCAAATATGTAACAAATGAGGCCATGAAAGCGCTTGTAAGATATGAATGGCCTGGAAACATCCGGGAGCTTCAAAATATTATGGAGAGATGCATTATAATGACAGATAAAGACTTTATAGATATGGATGACCTGCCCATGTATATAGTTGGTTATAAACCTGAAAACAGTACGCTGATTAATTTTGATGGTGGTGATCTGGCTACAATGGAGGAATATGAGGAAGAGATAATCAGGTTAGCCCTGAAAAAATATGGAAGTTTTAACAAAGCTGGTAAGGCTCTGGGGCTTACACATAAGACCGTTGCCGCAAAGGCCAGAAAATATGGTATTGTAGATAGTAATGAGCAGGATTTGAAATAG
- the dhaM gene encoding dihydroxyacetone kinase phosphoryl donor subunit DhaM: protein MIGLVIVSHSRKLAEGLCELTNQLSQGKVKILPAGGMEDGSLGTDATRIMDAIQEADSGDGVLIIADLGSAILSSDMAIEMLDENKKSKIVIADAPFVEGGVAAAVEASLGSDLNKVKEAAEGAKELKKIFK, encoded by the coding sequence ATGATAGGATTGGTTATTGTTTCACACAGCAGAAAACTGGCTGAAGGTCTGTGTGAGCTTACAAATCAACTTTCTCAAGGAAAAGTAAAAATATTGCCGGCTGGAGGAATGGAAGACGGCAGTCTGGGCACTGATGCCACGAGAATAATGGATGCAATACAGGAGGCTGACAGCGGCGATGGTGTCCTTATCATTGCAGACCTGGGGAGTGCCATACTGAGTTCAGATATGGCCATCGAGATGCTGGATGAAAATAAGAAAAGCAAGATAGTAATTGCCGATGCCCCATTTGTGGAAGGTGGAGTAGCCGCAGCTGTAGAGGCCTCTCTGGGAAGTGACCTCAATAAAGTCAAAGAGGCAGCTGAAGGTGCAAAAGAATTAAAAAAGATATTTAAATAG
- the dhaL gene encoding dihydroxyacetone kinase subunit DhaL, which produces MTINSAIVIDIIKSIAKTLAENKEYLTELDSAIGDADHGINMDRGFNTVLTKLPSLEGKDIGTILKTVGMTLVSTVGGASGPLYGTAFMRAGQAVAGKNEIDEKDILTIFEAALQGIKERGKAVAGEKTMIDALEPALKSYRDAVDNNIGLAEALNRAVDAAKEGMEYTKNIIATKGRASYLGERSIGHQDPGATSSYLLLQAAARVVNSL; this is translated from the coding sequence ATGACTATTAATAGCGCCATTGTTATCGACATAATAAAATCTATAGCAAAAACACTGGCAGAGAATAAAGAATATCTTACAGAACTGGATTCCGCCATAGGTGATGCGGACCATGGGATAAACATGGACAGGGGTTTTAATACTGTGTTGACAAAATTACCGTCTTTGGAGGGTAAGGATATTGGCACAATATTGAAAACAGTGGGTATGACCTTGGTATCCACAGTGGGCGGTGCTTCAGGACCACTATATGGTACGGCGTTCATGCGGGCTGGCCAGGCCGTTGCTGGGAAAAATGAGATAGATGAGAAAGATATTCTCACCATATTTGAGGCCGCACTGCAGGGCATAAAAGAGCGCGGCAAGGCGGTAGCCGGGGAAAAGACCATGATAGATGCCTTAGAGCCGGCTTTGAAATCATACAGGGATGCTGTAGATAACAATATCGGCCTGGCCGAGGCCTTGAACAGGGCTGTAGACGCAGCCAAGGAGGGCATGGAATATACTAAGAATATAATCGCCACAAAGGGTAGGGCCAGCTACTTGGGTGAGAGGAGTATAGGTCATCAGGACCCCGGTGCCACATCCAGCTATCTTTTGCTGCAGGCAGCAGCAAGGGTAGTGAACTCGCTTTAG
- the dhaK gene encoding dihydroxyacetone kinase subunit DhaK, giving the protein MKKLINDPNTVVEEMMEGIVQAYPQYVRKLEGFNVLVRADAPVNGKVALVSGGGSGHEPAHGGYVGKGMLDGAVAGAVFTSPTPDAIYEAIKAVNGGAGVLLVVKNYTGDVMNFDMAKEMAEMDGIKVDSVVVNDDVAVENSTWTTGRRGIAGTVFVHKIAGAAADKGMTLEEVKRVGEKVIANVRSMGMALTPCTVPAAGKPSFTLAENEMEIGIGIHGEPGTHRESVKAADEIADELLNKILADLPYESGDEVAVMVNGMGGTPLMELFVINRHVASVLKEKGIKVYRTFVGEYMTSLEMQGASITLLKLDDELKGLLDAPSDTIAFKDFGR; this is encoded by the coding sequence ATGAAAAAGTTAATCAATGATCCAAATACGGTTGTTGAAGAAATGATGGAGGGTATAGTGCAGGCGTATCCTCAGTATGTAAGAAAATTGGAAGGCTTTAACGTACTTGTAAGAGCCGATGCCCCGGTGAACGGGAAAGTAGCACTGGTGAGTGGCGGAGGCAGTGGCCATGAACCGGCTCACGGCGGCTATGTGGGCAAAGGTATGCTGGACGGAGCAGTGGCAGGTGCTGTGTTTACATCACCAACTCCGGATGCCATTTATGAGGCTATTAAAGCCGTGAATGGTGGAGCAGGTGTACTTCTTGTGGTGAAGAACTATACCGGAGACGTAATGAACTTTGATATGGCCAAAGAGATGGCAGAGATGGATGGAATAAAGGTTGACAGTGTAGTGGTAAATGACGACGTGGCGGTTGAAAACAGCACCTGGACCACTGGCAGGAGGGGCATAGCAGGTACTGTATTTGTACACAAGATAGCCGGCGCTGCTGCAGACAAAGGGATGACATTAGAAGAGGTTAAGAGAGTTGGGGAAAAGGTTATTGCCAACGTCAGGTCTATGGGTATGGCACTCACCCCTTGTACAGTTCCAGCTGCAGGGAAACCCAGCTTTACCCTGGCAGAGAATGAGATGGAGATAGGCATAGGTATCCACGGGGAACCTGGCACCCATAGGGAAAGTGTTAAAGCGGCAGATGAGATAGCAGATGAGCTATTAAATAAAATTTTAGCGGATCTGCCATATGAGTCAGGCGACGAAGTGGCTGTGATGGTAAACGGTATGGGTGGCACACCTCTTATGGAGCTTTTTGTCATTAACAGGCATGTGGCATCGGTTTTAAAGGAAAAGGGTATCAAGGTCTACAGGACATTTGTTGGGGAATATATGACTTCTTTAGAGATGCAGGGAGCTTCTATCACACTCTTGAAACTGGATGATGAATTAAAGGGACTTCTTGATGCTCCAAGTGATACGATTGCATTTAAAGACTTTGGGAGGTAA